The following proteins come from a genomic window of Takifugu rubripes chromosome 11, fTakRub1.2, whole genome shotgun sequence:
- the LOC101075526 gene encoding lissencephaly-1 homolog: MVLSQRQRDELNRAIADYLRSNGYEEAYSTFKKEAELDNNEELDKKYAGLLEKKWTSVIRLQKKVMELESKLNEAKEEITLGGPVSQKRDPKEWIPRPPERYALSGHRSPVTHVIFHPVFSVMVSASEDATIKVWDYETGDFERTLKGHTDSVQDISFDLTGKLLASCSADMTIKLWDFQSFECIRTMHGHDHNVSSVAIMPNGDHIISASRDKTMKMWEVATGYCVKTFTGHREWVRMVRPNQDGTLIASCSNDQTVRVWVVASKECKAELREHEHVVECISWAPESAHPTILEATGFESKKSGKPGPFLLSGSRDKTIKMWDVSTGMCLMTLVGHDNWVRGVLFHPGGRFIVTCADDKTLRIWDYKNKRCMKTLCAHEHFVTSLDFHKTAPYVVTGSVDQTVKVWECR, translated from the exons ATGGTGCTGTCACAACGGCAACGAGATGAACT AAATCGGGCGATAGCTGATTATCTACGTTCCAATGGATATGAAGAGGCATATTCCACTTTCAAGAAGGAGGCTGAATTGGATAAT AATGAAGAATTGGATAAAAAGTATGCTGGTCTTTTGGAAAAGAAATGGACTTCAGTCATCAGGTTACAAAAAAAG GTAATGGAACTTGAATCTAAACTAAATGAAGCTAAAGAGGAGATCACCCTCGGTGGGCCCGTTAGTCAGAAACGAGATCCTAAAGAGTGGATCCCACGCCCACCTGAACGGTATGCATTGAGCGGCCACCGTAGTCCAGTCACACATGTCATCTTCCACCCAGTCTTCAGTGTAATGGTTTCAGCTTCCGAGGATGCAACAATAAAG GTCTGGGACTATGAAACGGGAGACTTTGAACGCACGCTGAAGGGCCACACAGACTCTGTTCAGGACATCTCTTTTGATCTAACTGGCAAACTACTAGCATCGTGCTCTGCAGACATGACCATCAAGCTGTGGGATTTCCAAAGCTTTGAGTGCATCCGAACCATGCATG gacATGACCACAATGTTTCATCTGTTGCCATCATGCCAAATGGAGATCACATTATTTCTGCTTCAAGGGACAAAACCATGAAAATGTGGGAAGTGGCAACTGG CTACTGTGTGAAGACCTTCACAGGCCACAGGGAGTGGGTCCGCATGGTGCGGCCCAACCAGGACGGCACACTTATTGCCAGTTGCTCCAATGACCAGACTGTGCGAGTGTGGGTTGTGGCTTCCAAAGAGTGCAAAGCTGAGCTTCGGGAACACGAACATGTGGTGGAGTGCATTTCCTGGGCACCAGAGAGTGCTCATCCCACCATCCTAGAGGCCACAGGCTTTGAG AGCAAGAAGAGTGGTAAACCAggccccttcctcctctctggctcCAGAGACAAAACTATCAAGATGTGGGATGTTAGCACTGGGATGTGCCTTATGACACTG GTTGGCCATGACAATTGGGTAAGGGGTGTCCTGTTCCACCCTGGCGGCAGGTTTATTGTGACATGTGCAGATGATAAGACCTTAAGGATCTGGGATTACAAGAACAAGCGTTGCATGAAAACCCTGTGTGCCCACGAACACTTTGTTACCTCTCTGG ATTTTCACAAGACTGCGCCCTACGTGGTCACCGGAAGCGTAGATCAAACAGTTAAAGTGTGGGAGTGCCGTTGA